Genomic segment of Myxococcus stipitatus:
GACCTGAGTGCCTAGTCGAAATTGGCTCACCGCGTCACGAACGTATTGAGGCGCGCACGGGGCCGGTGAGTTCCTGTGGCGGCGAAGAAGGGGAGATGCATTGGGAAGGTAGCCTCGGGGCCCACCAAGTTGCCGCTGCACGCGGCCGGCTCGACACCTCCTGTGGATGCCTGCCCTCGCATGCCATGGACGCCGGCTGGGCGGGCCGCACGCGGGGCCCACGGAGCCCCACAGGCAGGCTTCGATGCTCCCAGGTCCCGCGCGCCTCGAAGCATGCGACTTTCACCCACCTCGGCACGTCGCCCGCGTGCCCACCTGCGTCGTCGGCACGCACTATCTGTGAATCAGGGTGAGAGAGGATCAAGACCATGGACGGGAGGTCACCCACCATGTCGTTTGCGGACATTCAATCGGTCCCCGATTGAAGGGGCCCGCAGCCCCTTCTTTGAAACCGCTGGATATCACTCTGTTTTTCGGCCCTCAGAGAGTTTGAGTCCTCTCAGAGAAAGCCGAGAACGGGTTCGCAGAAGCCTTCAGTCGGGGAGCTGAACGAAGGGCCCTACCAACCGGTAGGGCCCTTTTGTTTTTCAGAGCCTCGCGATGAATCTCGCGGGTCCTTCGTGCTTGAGGCCCTGAATCACAAGGGATTCGGCCGCGCGGTGCTGAAGAGGGCTCTCTTGGCTCTCGCCACCGCAGAGCGAGGTGCTCCCCTTTTCTGCCGTCGACGGGGCTCGCTGGCCTGCTCTTTCTTCCGTTTGGGGAGAGAGAGGCAAAGAATGGTTAACAGGTGCTGTCAACCATTGGGGATGCGGCTAACAACGCTCTCCTGGAGATCCTCTCCTTCCGCTTTCAGGTTTCTGGGAAGGCGTCTCTCTGCTGAATGAGGCTTCTGATCCAGCCGCCTCCGCCGCGTTGTTCTACGCGGCGGAGAAGGGCCACAACGAGAAGGTCGAGACCCTCGACGACGCCCTCGTCTTCTGCTCGACGTGTCTCTCGGTCGGCTACGACCGGACGTTCCGGGTGACGCCCACAGGCAAGCGGAGCGCCGCCGCGCTCATGGCGCTCGGCCCCGCGATGGCGGCCAGAGCGCTCGACGACCCCGAGCGCTGAGCCGCCTGCACACCCGAAGGCCCGCGGTGATCGAGAGGTCGCCGCGGGCTTTCGTGTCTGGTTCGCGGAGATCTTTGACCCGGCGTCCCTCCGGTGGTGATGTCTTTCGATGCCGCAGCCTCCCAAGGATCTCGTCCGCGCTCTCGAACGTCTCGATGTGGCCATCCGCCGCGCCGACCCCGGGGGGCACGCCTCGTTCCTACCGCCGGCTGCGCCCGAGCAACTGGCCGGGCTCGAGGCCGAGATCGGGACGGCGCTGCCAGGCGACCTTCGCGCTCTGTTCAGCTGGCACGATGGGACCGCTCGGGTGTCGTTCGATGGCTCGAGCGTTTACTCGATGATGGGCTGCGTCGAGGCGATCTCGACCCGTCGGTTTCTCCTCGGGTTCAACAGTGACGGTGCGCGGTTCTCCGAACATTGGGTTCCCGTGCTCACGAAGGGCAACGGCGACTACGTCGCGTATGTGCTGTCGGGAACCGAGGCCGGCCAGCTGGTCGAGTACCGACACGACGACGCCTCGCGCCCCATTTGGGCGCCCTCGCTCGCGGCACTCGTGGCCAGCGCACTGCGCACCTGGGAGAGCAAGCCGGTTCGACAGCAGGGGACACTGATGCGGATCGGCGGGTGGAGCCGAGAGAGCGCGGTCCACGTGGGGGCGCTGGGGGTCGGCGACGCCATTGTCGTGTGCACCCTCGGCGCGGCGATGCGCCCATTCTGGAACCTCTATGTTCAGGTCGACGCCAATCGGTGGGTGTGGGGATTCTCAGGAGCAGAAGATTGGGAGCCGGAGGCGCTCGCGGTGGCCTCGCGGGCCATCGGCGGCCCGCTGAAAGACACGAGCACCGTCGCATCCAGCGTGGACGGCCTCTTGCTCGACAACGCATGGACGTTCGAGGACCGCCCGCCGCGCGCCCCCGACGACTTGAGCATGCTGGGCGTGTACCGAGGCCGCGTCGTTCGCGCCTGACGTCGGCGGCTCGATGTCAACCACCACGGTTCATCGGGAGCCTCGGTCCATGGGCCTTCGCACCTGTGCTGGTTGCCAACGTCACAGTGGCCGCACGAACTCACCAGCATCATGCTTGCTGAGTTGTTCCCGCCAGAGGTCTGCTCATCGCTGGCTCTTGGTTGGTGAGGTCATCCTTCGTGTTTGTTGGGAGGGGACGAAGGAATGCAAAGTCTCACAGTGTGAAAATTGGAAGAACCTGCAGGAGTGGATGCCTCTCCTTGGATGCAGATAAACCCCTCCCTGCAAGGAGTGCTGTCACATTTGGCGTAACAGCCCCATCCGACCGGGAGTTTCCCCGCCTGCGCAATCCTGCGGGACGACTCCGGATCGACGCAGTGCTCGTCGGCGTCACAGAGGGGCTCCAATGAGTCAACCCAACCACATAACTTCGGGCAGAATCTACCATCGACCCATTCTCCTCGAGGCGCGCATGTCCGTAGGAATCGGTTTTTCTCGGGTTCCTGCTTGGGTCCCCTTGCATGCTCAGCGGAGGGGGGAGGGGCACTCGAATCAGGCGAATCTTTTGTGCAACTCAAGAAGGGCCATAATAGGCCAATAAGAGAAAGTCGCAGTGCTTGTCTGGAGATGTGGTGGACGCGTTTGGGGCTCATTCGGATGCCACGCTTATGCCGAGTTCACCGGCAACGTTCATTGCCTTCAAGACTGCGGGATACTCGCCCGGAGTGGATGGGAAGTAATTGTTGGGGTGAATGAGTTGATCTGCGTGGGTTGGTTCGTGGGCGATGACCTGGATAAGGTCTCCACTGTTGCCTGTGAATTGAGCATCTACGACGGACATAACTGATTGCGGCGCCTGCGTGCATTGATTCCTGATTGGACCAGTTAATCAATTTTCCGTTGCCAGCTCGCCCTCCTTGTGTAAACCCAGATTTGGGGGCGGGGCACTGGTCCTGTAACGCGTTGGTCGCCGATTTCCGTCAGAGTGATTGGGACGGGGCTCTGGGCGAGGTTGTCGTATCGTCCACTTCTGCCGCCCAGCGTGGCTCAAGGCTCCCCTGCCGCCAGTTTTTGGCACATCGAGCGCTGCTGCGCGGCCCTTCAATCCCGCGCTTCTTGACGGTCGTCTCCAATCCCAGGATGTCAGCACCGTTCTGCTGATGTCATGAGCCGGTCACAGCCACAGTCACGAGGCTTGCCTGGAGGCTCACCCCTCGGGGGGGGCGACCGTCCTTCTGCCCTTGCTCCATGCGCGGACACCTTGGGGCTTCGCGCTCTCCAAGTACTCCGCGTGACCGCATGGACAGGCCTGCCACCTTCTTTCGATGACACCCGACGATCACAACTGTTTCACGGTAGCTTTCCTGTTTCATGACAGTCGATTGCGCTTTGCGCTTCGGGGTCCTTCTCATGGCCGATTCCCGGACCTCCAGTCCGGTGCGTCGACACTCGATCAACACATCATGACCCCATTCCGAAGTCTGTGGCTCGCGGCCGCCCTGATGATGGCCGCTTGTGGAACGACTGAGCTCGCGCAGCCCGACGACGTACAGGCTGCGACGACGGCCCAGGGCCTCTCCACGCTCTCCGTGCGAGGAACCACCAGCGCGAGCGCCCTGGACACCACCACCCTCTCCATCCCCACCCCCGTCGGTACGGCCGCCGGAGATGTGCTGGTGATGCAGCTGAGCAATCGCGAAGCCGTCACCGCCGTCGCCACCCCTCCCGCTGGCTGGACACTGCTGCGCTCCGAGCAGAGCGCCTCGGCCATCAAGTCCTGGCTCTTCCTCCGCGTGGCCAGCGCGGCCGAGCCGAGCAGCCACACCTTCACCCTCGACCTCGCCAGCTCCATGGCGGCCACCCTGGTCGCGGTGTCGGGCGCGGATCCGCTCGAGCCGATCGACGTGCACGTGGGCCAGAAGAATGGCAACAGCGCGAGCCTCGCGCTGCCCGTCGCCACCACGTCGTCCGCGAACGGCCTCGCAGTGTGGTTCTCGGCCCAGGTCTGGGGAGGCACCGCGTGCCCCGCGGTCCACACCCCTCCGACGGGCTTCATCGAGCAGCTCGACACCTGCCTCGTCTCGTCGTCGCGCGGCGTGCTGCACAGCGCCGCCACCTCGGAGCTCGGGGCCGCGGGTGCCCAGCCCGCCTTCACCGGCAGCTCCACGCTCCCCAATACCAACATCACGCACGCGGTGGTGCTGCGTCCCCTCCAGCCGCCAGCCACTGGGGAGATCACCCTCGTCGGCGCCACGAACGCGAGCGGCAAGACGGTCACCAGCCTGACGCTCTCGACCCCTACGGGCGTCGTCGCCGGTCACGTGCTGCTGGCGCACCTGGCGAACCGGAACCAGATCGGCGCCGAGATCACCCCGCCCGCGGGTTGGACGCTCGTTCGCACCGACATGAGCACCTGGAGCATCCGCGGCTGGGTCTTCGTCCGCGTCGCCACCGCCGGCGAGCCCGCGACCCACACGTTCCAGAGTTCCATCGCGAGCTACCTCGTCGGCAACCTCGTGGCGTATGCCGGCGTCAATCCGGTCAACCCGATCGACACGCACGCCGGCAAGAGCAACAGCAGCTCGACGGCCTTCACGACCCCGCAGCTGAGCACCTCGACCGCGGGTGGGGCGGCCGTCTGGTTCGGCGCGCAGGCGTGGACCGGCGCCGCGTGTCCGACGTCGGCCATCGAGCCCCCCGTGGGCTTCGCCGAGACCTACGACACCTGCCTGGTGTCCTCGTCCCAGGGCCTTGTCTTCAACGCCGCCTTCATGCCCCTCGCCGGTGCCGGCATCCAGGGCCCGTTCAACGGGAGCTCGACGTTCGCCGAGACCAACGTCGCGCAGGTCGTCGCCCTTCGCCGCGCCGAGGTCGCATCGCCCTCGGGGGTCGCGTTGCGTGGGAGCTCGCACCACAGCGGCCTGTCGATTGCTTCGCTGTCGATCCCCAAGCCGTCGGGGACCGAGGCCAACGACGCGCTCATCGCGCGGGTGACCGTGCGCAACAACATCGCCGCGACCGTCACGCCGCCCGCCGGCTGGACGTTCCTGCGCTCGGAGCAGAGCGCCTATGCCATCCGCACCTGGATCTTCTACCGCGTCGCGGGCGCCTCCGAGCCCGCGAGCTACGCGTTCGGACTGGACGCGACCACCCACATGGCGGGGAGCGTGGAGGCCTTCAGCGGCGTCGATCCGCTCCAGCCCATCGACGTGCACGCAGGCCAGAAGAACGGCGACTCCGCGTCGTTCACCGTGCCCGACGTGGTGACCGGCAGCGTGGGGGGCCTCGCCGTCTGGTACGGCTCCCAGGTCTGGCCGGACGCCACTTGCCCTGCCACCGGCATCGAGCCGCCGCTCGGCTTCACCGAGGCCTTCGATGCGTGCCTGGGTCACGCCAACGGACTGCTCTTCAATGCGGCCTACCGGTCGCTCACCGCGCCGGGCCTCCAGACGGGCCTCTCCGGCAGCTCCGCGTTCGTGCAGACCAACACCGCGCACGTGATCGTCCTGCGCGCCGCCAACGCCCCCAGTTGCATGGTCGGCGACACGTACGCGAGCACCTTCACGCTCCAGGGCACCGTGACCGCGCCGCAAATCGTGGAGCCCTCGGGCCTGGCCGCGAGCCGCGTGGTCGGCAACGCGCTCTACGTGCACAACGAAGACACCACCGCCATCGTCGCGATCAACACCCTCAACGCGAGCACGCTCGGCACGTTCAACGTGACCAACGTGACGCCGGCCGACTGGGAGGACCTCGCAACCGGGCCCTGCCCGAGCGGCTCGTGCATCTTCATCGGTGACATCGGGAAGTGGAGCGCCAACTTCCCTCCGGGTGGCACCCCCACGTCGTTCACGATCTACCGCGTGCCCGAGCCGGATCTCGCCAACGGCCAGACCTCGGGGGGGCTCGTCGCCGAGGCCTTCCCGTTCGTCTATCCGGACGGCGCGAAGGACGCGGAGTCGCTGATGGTGCACCCCACCACCGGGGACATCTACGTCGTCACCAAGAACGGGGACACGGGGAAGAGCGGCGTGTACAAGTTCCCCCAGCCGCTGACGCCCGGCGTGCAGGCCACGCTGATCCACGTCCACACAATCCAGCTGCCGCTGAACGGAGACCCCAACTTCTCGGCCGCGACGGCGGCGGCGATCCACCCATGCGCGAATCGCTTCCTCCTTCGCACCTACCGCACTGTCTACGAGTTCCGTGCGACGCCGGGACTTGGCTTCGAGTCGGCCGTCTTCGCGACGCCCGTCACGCTGACCGACACCGCCGAGGGCCAGGGTGAGTCAATCGAGTACGAGGCCAACGGCGCGGGCTACTTCACGATGAGCGAGAGCCCCTCGCCATTCAGGCTCAAGCGCGTGCCTCTGCGATAGGACCGCGTCGACACGCCGAGGAGCAAGGCCGGCCGTGGGGCACGTCCCCATTGCCGGCCTTGCTGTTCCGAGCTGGGAGCTCGCGCGTGGCCCCGCCTGTGCCTCCCCGAAACTCGGGCACTGCATCATCCGTGGGTCAAGGCGAGTGGGCTCAGCGCGCACGGGCGGCCGCAACGCGTCGCGCCCATGGGTCTCGTCATCCGTTCCTCCATCGCGCCTCTTGAACGCAGGGAGATGTCTCGAAACGAGACCGATGTCACTCCACACAGCCCAGGTTATGTTTGGGAGAGGGTGGTGGGGAGCGTTGATGAGAATGTCACTTTCTGAATAATCCTCCAGGTCCCAGCAACCTTGACACACGACAACATGTCGGTGAAGCAGCGGGGCGGGATCTGCAGTTTCAGCTTCACGAGTGCCAATTCCTTGGCAACATCGATGGACAAGATTTCATCGTGACGTTCCAAGCCCAGTTGTTTCGGAGCCTTCATGTTCCGGACCGCCGCCAGCCACGTCTGTATCGGCGTCACGCTCACCTGGATGTCCTCGCCGACTCTCACCGCGGAGCTCACGGAACTCACGGGGTGAAAGAGGTTCGCGAATTTATCAGCATCCATTTCGTAGGCCGCGTCGAAATAGGACTGCGCCAGAGTGACCAAAGCCTGCATGTCGATATCCATGGAACTCGACGCTAGCCTTGTCGGTCGGATCGATTAAGTTCCCGAGGATTGGCGCCCTTGTAAGCTGGGCTAAGCAATCACTGGATGAACATGAGCGATCCCCTTCTTTCCACCAGCGATTTCGGCCAACTCCGCGCCTTTGTCGCGGTCGCCGAGTCGCTCAACTTCAGTCGTGCTGCCGAGAAACTCGGCGTCTCCTCCTCGGCCCTGAGCCAACTGGTCCGCGGGCTCGAGGAGCGCATCGGCGTCCGCCTCCTGCATCGAAACACTCGGAGCGTCTCCTTGACCGAGGCCGGCGACCAGCTGTTTCAGCGAGTCCGGCCCGCGGTCCAGGAGCTTGCAGCGGCCTTCGTGCAGACTCGCGAGCGCGGTGCCCGTCCCGTCGGCATCGTTCGCATTCACTGCTTCCGGACGGCCGCGACCTTGTTTCTGAGGCCACTCCTGCGACCCTTCCATGACGCGTATCCCGACGTCGTGCTCGACATCACGCTCGACGATGAGGTCGTGGATATCGTGGCCGGTGGCTATGACGCCGCCATCCGCATTGGCGAGGTCATCGATCAGGACATGGTCGCCATCAGGCTTGGTCCGGACCTGCGGCAGATCGCCGTCGCCTCGCCTGACTATCTCGCTCGGTGCGGCACGCCTCGACATCCGCGTGACCTCGCATCTCATCGGTGCATCGCCTGGCGCTGGCCCGGTCACGAAAAGCCATACAAATGGGAGTTTGTGGAAGATGAGAAATGGTTCGAGGTCGCGGTCGAGGGACCGGTCATTACCAACCTCAAGGACTTTGGACTCCAGGCGGCCGTCGATGGGCTCGGCATCGCATTCGCCAGTGAGCAACTGATTGCGCCGCACGTCGCCGCAGGCCGGCTGGTGAAGTTGCTCGAGCCCTGGTCAGGTCTGTTTCCGGGATACTACCTTTGCTATCCGGCGCAGCGACAGATGGCACCGCCGCTGCGAGCGTTCATCGATTCAGTTCGCTCGATATCGAAGGAATCCGCCGACTGAGAAACGATTTCGCATGACGGCTCGTCGCTCTTCAGTCGCAACAACCCGATGTTTCGCATCGTCTCATCTCATTCAGTAAGGGATGAGTCGCACCCTGCGGACGCGCCCCTGCCGGGGCATGCGCCGAGGGCCACCTGTGCTGGTGCTCGAGAAGCACCTGCCTATGAGAACCGCTCCAGGAGGCCCAGGGCGTGCGCGAGCCTCCAGGCCACCACCAGCAGGTGCGCGTCCTGCACCGAACCCATGCGCTCCAGGTACCTGTGCCGATGGCAACCAGCAAGGCTCCGCGGCGCACGAGGCCTTCACCTTGACCGCACATGGGCAGACCACCTCGGGCGTCACCCCTGGAGTTGGGGAGCATGCGCCACCTGGGGGCGCAGCAGCGCGGCGGCCAGCACGACTCCGTAGACCACCGCGCTTCCATGGACCGAGAGCGCGAAGGCGAGCGAGGCACCACCATGCAGCACGGTCAGCGCGTCCACGGTGGGCATCACGATGGTGGCGAGGACGAAGACACCCGCGGCCTTTCGCTGTCGGATGGCCACCAGGGCGAACATCGCCAGTGCCAGGCCGAGGTCCCTGCCCGCCTTGACGTAGAGCCAGGGGATGACCTCGCTCCCGGAGTCGGTCAGGCCGAAGCCCCTGGCCGCGCGGATCGGGTCCATCGCTCCCTGGATGCTGAGGAACAGCAGGAAGGCACCCAGCAGCAAGGTGAACAACGCCGTGGGGGACGTGAGCTTCCAGGACAACTGGGAGTGGTTCGGATTCATGATGCCTTCAGATGAAGCGCGGGTGTCGTTCATGGCTGGGAATGTGTCGCACCGGCCTCGGCGGCGCCATTCGCGGACGGCTCAACATTTTGTCTGAAACGCTCAGGGGGCGAGCGCTGGAGACATCCCGCTGCTAGCCTCGAGGGCATGAACCTCTCGCATGCTTCCGACCTGCTGGGGCAGATTCTCGAGCGAACCCGTCTGAGAGGGGGGCTCTACTGCCGCACTGTTGCGCGGGCCCCCTGGGGGCTGCGCTTTGCTCCCAGGACCTCGGCGGCGCTGCACCTGATCATCTCGGGCTCCTGTCACCTGACGCAGGGCCGGGACGCCGTCTCGCTGGGGCCTGGTGATGTCGTGCTGCTGCCGCGCGGCGACGGGCATGCCGTCGCGGACTCGCCACGCAGCCCCAAGCTGAGGGTGGAAGAGTGGCTGGCGACACGTGGCGAAGGGGCTTCCTCGTATGTGTTGGGCGGGGACGGCGTGGAGTCGCGGGTGCTCTGCGGCTTCTACGCGTTCGATGAGCCGGGGGCGCACCCCGTGTTGCGGCTGCTTCCCGAGCGGGTCCACCTGCGGGGGGCTTCCGAAGACGCGCGTGCCCTGTTGCCCACGGTGTCGCTGCTCGAACGGGAGTACGAGCGGGGAGAGCGAGGCTCCTCGGTCATCGTCTCTCGGTTGCTCGACATCCTCCTGGTGCAGGTGCTTCGTGCCTGGGCGGACGCGCAGCCGCCGGGTGGCGCGGGCTGGTTGGGGGCGCTCGGCGACCGGACGCTCGCCAGCGCCCTGGGCTGGATGCACGCGGAGCCGGGACGGAGCTGGACAGTGGACGAGCTTGCGCGGCGCTCAGGTCTCTCGAGGGCGACGCTCGCGCGGCGCTTCGCGAGCCAGGTCGGCGTGGCGCCTCATGAGTACCTCACGGGGCTTCGGATGCAGGAGGCCGCGCGCGCGTTGCGTGAGGGACAGGACGGGCTCGCGGCCATCGCGAGCCGCGTGGGTTACGAGTCCGAGTTCGCCTTCAATCGGGCTTTTCGGCGGGAGATGGGAGTGCCTCCCGGCGAGTACCGGCGCAAGGCTCGGGAGGGCTGATACGCCTTGGCCACTTCCTGCGTGGAGGTGCGTCAGTCTCGTTGAGTCCGTTCAACTGCAGGGGCAGGAGGCAACGAAGCCTCCAGGCCCTCCCGAGTTCCGGGCCAGGATGGTCGAGCTGGCCAATGCGGGGAGAACCACCGGGAGCCTGGCCGAGGAGTTCCAGGTCACCGACACGACGGTGCGCAATCGGGCGCGACAGGGCGAGGTGGACGAGGACACACGCCAGGCGGGGCTGATGACGGAAGGGGCGCAGGAACTGGCGAGGCTGCGGCTCGAGGTCAAGGTGCTGCGGCAGGAGCGTGACATCCGCTCAAGGTCGACAGCCT
This window contains:
- a CDS encoding LysR family transcriptional regulator, yielding MSDPLLSTSDFGQLRAFVAVAESLNFSRAAEKLGVSSSALSQLVRGLEERIGVRLLHRNTRSVSLTEAGDQLFQRVRPAVQELAAAFVQTRERGARPVGIVRIHCFRTAATLFLRPLLRPFHDAYPDVVLDITLDDEVVDIVAGGYDAAIRIGEVIDQDMVAIRLGPDLRQIAVASPDYLARCGTPRHPRDLASHRCIAWRWPGHEKPYKWEFVEDEKWFEVAVEGPVITNLKDFGLQAAVDGLGIAFASEQLIAPHVAAGRLVKLLEPWSGLFPGYYLCYPAQRQMAPPLRAFIDSVRSISKESAD
- a CDS encoding cell wall anchor protein, yielding MTPFRSLWLAAALMMAACGTTELAQPDDVQAATTAQGLSTLSVRGTTSASALDTTTLSIPTPVGTAAGDVLVMQLSNREAVTAVATPPAGWTLLRSEQSASAIKSWLFLRVASAAEPSSHTFTLDLASSMAATLVAVSGADPLEPIDVHVGQKNGNSASLALPVATTSSANGLAVWFSAQVWGGTACPAVHTPPTGFIEQLDTCLVSSSRGVLHSAATSELGAAGAQPAFTGSSTLPNTNITHAVVLRPLQPPATGEITLVGATNASGKTVTSLTLSTPTGVVAGHVLLAHLANRNQIGAEITPPAGWTLVRTDMSTWSIRGWVFVRVATAGEPATHTFQSSIASYLVGNLVAYAGVNPVNPIDTHAGKSNSSSTAFTTPQLSTSTAGGAAVWFGAQAWTGAACPTSAIEPPVGFAETYDTCLVSSSQGLVFNAAFMPLAGAGIQGPFNGSSTFAETNVAQVVALRRAEVASPSGVALRGSSHHSGLSIASLSIPKPSGTEANDALIARVTVRNNIAATVTPPAGWTFLRSEQSAYAIRTWIFYRVAGASEPASYAFGLDATTHMAGSVEAFSGVDPLQPIDVHAGQKNGDSASFTVPDVVTGSVGGLAVWYGSQVWPDATCPATGIEPPLGFTEAFDACLGHANGLLFNAAYRSLTAPGLQTGLSGSSAFVQTNTAHVIVLRAANAPSCMVGDTYASTFTLQGTVTAPQIVEPSGLAASRVVGNALYVHNEDTTAIVAINTLNASTLGTFNVTNVTPADWEDLATGPCPSGSCIFIGDIGKWSANFPPGGTPTSFTIYRVPEPDLANGQTSGGLVAEAFPFVYPDGAKDAESLMVHPTTGDIYVVTKNGDTGKSGVYKFPQPLTPGVQATLIHVHTIQLPLNGDPNFSAATAAAIHPCANRFLLRTYRTVYEFRATPGLGFESAVFATPVTLTDTAEGQGESIEYEANGAGYFTMSESPSPFRLKRVPLR
- a CDS encoding AraC family transcriptional regulator, translating into MNLSHASDLLGQILERTRLRGGLYCRTVARAPWGLRFAPRTSAALHLIISGSCHLTQGRDAVSLGPGDVVLLPRGDGHAVADSPRSPKLRVEEWLATRGEGASSYVLGGDGVESRVLCGFYAFDEPGAHPVLRLLPERVHLRGASEDARALLPTVSLLEREYERGERGSSVIVSRLLDILLVQVLRAWADAQPPGGAGWLGALGDRTLASALGWMHAEPGRSWTVDELARRSGLSRATLARRFASQVGVAPHEYLTGLRMQEAARALREGQDGLAAIASRVGYESEFAFNRAFRREMGVPPGEYRRKAREG
- a CDS encoding SMI1/KNR4 family protein, producing the protein MPQPPKDLVRALERLDVAIRRADPGGHASFLPPAAPEQLAGLEAEIGTALPGDLRALFSWHDGTARVSFDGSSVYSMMGCVEAISTRRFLLGFNSDGARFSEHWVPVLTKGNGDYVAYVLSGTEAGQLVEYRHDDASRPIWAPSLAALVASALRTWESKPVRQQGTLMRIGGWSRESAVHVGALGVGDAIVVCTLGAAMRPFWNLYVQVDANRWVWGFSGAEDWEPEALAVASRAIGGPLKDTSTVASSVDGLLLDNAWTFEDRPPRAPDDLSMLGVYRGRVVRA
- a CDS encoding nuclear transport factor 2 family protein → MDIDMQALVTLAQSYFDAAYEMDADKFANLFHPVSSVSSAVRVGEDIQVSVTPIQTWLAAVRNMKAPKQLGLERHDEILSIDVAKELALVKLKLQIPPRCFTDMLSCVKVAGTWRIIQKVTFSSTLPTTLSQT
- a CDS encoding DUF4267 domain-containing protein: MNPNHSQLSWKLTSPTALFTLLLGAFLLFLSIQGAMDPIRAARGFGLTDSGSEVIPWLYVKAGRDLGLALAMFALVAIRQRKAAGVFVLATIVMPTVDALTVLHGGASLAFALSVHGSAVVYGVVLAAALLRPQVAHAPQLQG